TCTACACAAATGGTCGCGAATTTATGGCGATCAGTACTTAGCAAGTTTTGAGATAAACCGAATAACGCGCCGCGCCGGCGGGCGGGAGTGGAAAACAAAGGAATGTACGAATGGCATATGATGTAGGAATTGATGTTGGATCCGTGAGCATCAACTGCATGGTGATTGACGAACACCGGCAGGTGGTCCTGGAAACTCCCTACCTCCGTCATTTCGGCCTCATCAATGAAGAAACCCTTGGAATCCTCCAGGCTATTTTCCAGGCCCCTTTCCTGAAAGGTATGGACGACATTCGGTCTGTTTCCTTCACAGGCGTCCATGGACAAATGCTTGCCGAAATCCTTGAAGCCCCCTACGAAGTCGAATCCATTGCCCAAGTAGCGGGAGTCACTCAGATCCTTCCAGGCGTACGCACCATCATCAGTATCGGCGGTCAGGATGCCGCTCTTTTTCAACTGTCTTATGAAGGGGACCTGTGGCGCATCGAAGCTTTCAATATGAACGGCCCATGCGCTTCCGGAACAGGTTCATTCATCGACCAGCAGGCGGAAAGACTGGCCATGTCGATGTATGGAGCCGACTTCGAGATGAACCAGGAAAAACTGCAGGGCACTCTGGACGACTTCATCGCCCTGGGGATGAAGAGCACCTATCCCGCTCCCGTCGCCTGCCGCTGTACCGTTTTCACCAAATCCGACATGATCCATCTGCAGAACAAGGGTGAAACACTTCCCAACATCATCGCGGGATTGCACTACGGCAATGCGGCCAATTACCTGAGCACCATTGTGGGCAACCGCAAGTTGGCGGAACCCATTGTCTTTATCGGCGGTATGGCATCGAACCGGCTTCAAGTCCGGGCCTTTCAGCACTATTTTCCCCATCTTCAAGTCCCTCCCTATCATGCTTCCCTGGGAGCATTGGGAACCGCTTTACAGACTCAACGGGAAGGCAGGCAGAACCGTGTGGATCTCTCTCGCCTGGAACGCAAGGACAAGTCGGCGAACCTCCTTTTCCCCCATGCCGACCGGTTGGAGCTGAAAAAGACGCGATTCAATACCGACAACAGCCTTTCCCCCTGGCCATCCCAGGAAAATGGCCCCATTCCCGCATACCTGGGAGTGGATATCGGTTCCACCTCCACCAAGTATGCGTTGATCGACGATGCCGGAAATATTCTTCACAAATGTTATGTTCCCACGCGAGGAAAACCCATTGAAGTCACCCAGAGCCTCATTCGAACACTCCTTCAGGAGGTGGGACAAAAGGTCCACGTGATGGCTGTCGCCACCACGGGATCGGGGCGCAATGTAGTGGGAGATTTTCTCAGCGCGGATCTTATCATAGACGAAATCACCGCCCACGCACGGGGCGCCGTTGCCGTAGACCCGAAAATCGATACGATCTTTGAAATCGGGGGCCAGGATTCCAAGTACATCAGCATCGAGGATACACATCCCCTCGACTTCGATATGAACAAGGTCTGCGCCGCGGGGACAGGCAGTTTCCTTCACGAACTGGCCAATAAGATGAAGATCAATATCGTGCAGGAATTTCAGGAAATCGCCCTTTCCTCTTCCCATCCCGTTCATTTGGCGGAACGCTGCACGGTCTTCATGGAATCCGATCTGGCGGGGTATGCTCAGAAGGGAGCCCGGAGGGAAGACCTCATCGCAGGCCTCTGCTATGCCATCGTCTACAACTACCTCAACCGGGTGGTGGAAAAGCGGGCTATCGGCGAACGTGTGATGTTTCTCGGCGGACCATCGCTCAACCAGGGAATTGTAGCCGCTTTCGAAAATGTTCTGAACCGTCCGATTCTGGTGCCAAAGCACCGCGAAGTCATGGGAGCCTATGGAGCAGCCCTGGAGGTACGTGAAATCTTTCGACAGGGAAAAATCACTCATGCCGCCCACACGATGGAAGAACTGGCACACATTCAAGTGGAATTTTCTGAAACCATCTGTCGGGCGGACAAAAAATGCCACAATGAATGCAAGCTGAAGGTTTATAATTTCGGAGGCCATAAAAGCATTTGGGGGGGGGAATGCGGGCGCTACGAAGTGAGTCGCTACGATGGGCTTCCCGAAAAGAATTTCTTCCTGGATCGGCAGCAGCTCTTTCAGGAGACATTGGAAAAGAAGACGCTGTTTCCATCGGAAACAGCC
This region of Desulforhabdus amnigena genomic DNA includes:
- a CDS encoding acyl-CoA dehydratase activase, whose product is MAYDVGIDVGSVSINCMVIDEHRQVVLETPYLRHFGLINEETLGILQAIFQAPFLKGMDDIRSVSFTGVHGQMLAEILEAPYEVESIAQVAGVTQILPGVRTIISIGGQDAALFQLSYEGDLWRIEAFNMNGPCASGTGSFIDQQAERLAMSMYGADFEMNQEKLQGTLDDFIALGMKSTYPAPVACRCTVFTKSDMIHLQNKGETLPNIIAGLHYGNAANYLSTIVGNRKLAEPIVFIGGMASNRLQVRAFQHYFPHLQVPPYHASLGALGTALQTQREGRQNRVDLSRLERKDKSANLLFPHADRLELKKTRFNTDNSLSPWPSQENGPIPAYLGVDIGSTSTKYALIDDAGNILHKCYVPTRGKPIEVTQSLIRTLLQEVGQKVHVMAVATTGSGRNVVGDFLSADLIIDEITAHARGAVAVDPKIDTIFEIGGQDSKYISIEDTHPLDFDMNKVCAAGTGSFLHELANKMKINIVQEFQEIALSSSHPVHLAERCTVFMESDLAGYAQKGARREDLIAGLCYAIVYNYLNRVVEKRAIGERVMFLGGPSLNQGIVAAFENVLNRPILVPKHREVMGAYGAALEVREIFRQGKITHAAHTMEELAHIQVEFSETICRADKKCHNECKLKVYNFGGHKSIWGGECGRYEVSRYDGLPEKNFFLDRQQLFQETLEKKTLFPSETAKSQTSSSSPTVGIPLALHALEWGIFWSHLFAGLGCRVVFSPRTDTKLALSGVESMTAETCFPVKVFHGHVRYLMERTDYLFLPNVITMPAPEPHESGFFCPLVESSQYMVKAALTIPDHRLIRPTLYLKDGPRNLVEPFLKSLPKQLSPNPSHLEQIIAAAWKAQDDFRKELLRRGRAFIEQIPPDEPLWIITGRPYNLHDERLNLQLGRHLAKLGIKALPQDYLDLDSEDLKDFPKMYWGLGAKILRAAKKIARTPNWYGVHLTNFSCGADSFIEHFYRHILKEKPALILELDEHSAVAGILTRVEAYRNVVKNLQERSSTRSCRAEENLCVPKTGGDAVWNL